In Zea mays cultivar B73 chromosome 7, Zm-B73-REFERENCE-NAM-5.0, whole genome shotgun sequence, the following proteins share a genomic window:
- the LOC100191799 gene encoding Arabinosyltransferase RRA3-like, whose amino-acid sequence MAGRRESPLMRGGGAGPPLSRGSRIAAAVVVGVALGCLCAFLYPDGLFHRAPDSAIHWPRRVESVACDTSREVAKLKSRLVLLERKNAEFKKQINELSMKLQLAGQGKNEALYKAGPFGTVKALRTNPTVTPDLSINPRLANILEQVAVKKELIVALANSNVKEMLEMWFTNIKRAGISNYLVVALDDSIENFCKSNDVPVYRRDPDDGIDNIGKTGGNHAVSGLKFRILREFLQLGYSVLLSDIDIIFFQNPFDYLYRDSDVESMSDGHNNMTAYGFNDVFDEPSMGWARYAHTMRIWVYNSGFFFIRPTIPSIELLDRVAYRLSHEPKSWDQAVFNEELFFPSHPGYEGLHASKRTMDIYLFMNSKVLFKTVRKDAYLRNLKPVVVHLNYHPDKSDRMKAVIEFYVNGKQNALERFPDGSE is encoded by the exons ATGGCCGGCCGGCGCGAGTCGCCCCTGATGCGCGGTGGCGGGGCGGGGCCACCGCTGTCCCGAGGGTCCCGCATCGCCGCGGCGGTCGTGGTCGGCGTCGCGCTCGGCTGCCTGTGCGCGTTTCTCTACCCAGACGGCCTCTTCCACCGTGCCCCTGACTCCGCCATCCATTGGCCGCGACGG GTTGAATCAGTTGCCTGTGATACATCTCGGGAAGTTGCCAAACTAAAGTCACGTCTGGTATTGTTGGAAAGGAAAAATGCTGAATTCAAGAAGCAGATCAATGAATTGTCAATGAAGCTTCAATTGGCCGGACAAGGGAAAAATGAGGCCCTGTATAAGGCTGGTCCATTTGGTACAGTGAAAGCTCTGAGAACAAATCCAACAGTTACTCCTGATTTATCCATCAATCCCAGATTGGCCAACATATTGGAACAGGTTGCTGTGAAGAAAGAACTGATAGTTGCATTGGCAAATTCTAATGTGAAAGAGATGCTTGAGATGTGGTTCACTAACATAAAACGAGCTGGGATTTCAAATTATTTAGTAGTTGCATTGGATGACAGCATAGAGAACTTCTGCAAGTCCAATGATGTCCCAGTTTACCGACGCGATCCAGATGATGGCATCGACAATATTGGCAAGACAGGCGGAAACCACGCTGTTTCTGGACTCAAGTTCCGCATATTGAGGGAGTTTTTGCAGCTCGGATACAGTGTTCTGCTCTCTGATATTGATATCATTTTCTTCCAAAATCCATTTGATTATCTTTACAGAGATTCTGACGTAGAATCAATGAGTGATGGCCACAACAACatgacagcttatggattcaacgATGTGTTCGATGAGCCTTCAATGGGCTGGGCAAGATATGCACATACAATGCGCATATGGGTTTATAATTCTGGATTCTTCTTCATAAGGCCGACGATTCCTTCGATTGAGCTTCTTGACAGGGTTGCTTATCGCCTTTCTCACGAGCCCAAATCATGGGACCAAGCAGTTTTCAATGAGGAGCTGTTTTTTCCCTCACATCCTGGTTATGAAGGTCTTCATGCATCCAAAAGAACCATGGATATCTACCTCTTCATGAACAGTAAAGTTCTCTTCAAGACGGTGAGGAAAGATGCTTATCTGCGGAATTTGAAGCCGGTGGTTGTGCATTTGAACTACCATCCAGATAAGTCGGATCGCATGAAAGCAGTGATTGAATTTTATGTTAACGGGAAACAGAATGCCCTTGAACGCTTCCCTGATGGATCAGAATGA
- the LOC100383480 gene encoding Protein SHORT-ROOT 1, whose product MDTLFRLVSLQASEQQQQQSASYNSRSTTSSGSRSSSHQTNASYNYYYHSNSSGGGGGQYYYGQQHPHQHQHQQYYLEPYQQEECGNTHHLYMDEDFSSSSSSRQHFHSHGAVVQPPTSSTATPTAPTPSLSTSSTAAGAAHALFEAADLSFPPDLNLDFSSPASSSGGGAASSAAVGGGGGGRWASQLLLECARAVAGRDSQRVQQLMWMLNELASPYGDVEQKLASYFLQGLFARLTASGPRTLRTLAAASDRNTSFDSTRRTALRFQELSPWSSFGHVAANGAILESFLEAAAASPEPQRLHILDLSNTFCTQWPTLLEALATRSADDTPHLSITTVVSSAPSAPTAAVQRVMREIGQRMEKFARLMGVPFSFRAVHHAGDLAGLDLDALDLRDGGATTALAINCVNSLRGVVPGGARRRDAFAASLRRLDPRVVTVVEEEADLVAFDPGAPEESGDTEAAFLKVFGEGLRFFSAYMDSLEESFPKTSNERLALERGAGRAIVDLVSCPASESMERRETAASWARRMRSSGFSPVAFSEDVADDVRSLLRRYREGWSMRDAGLDDSAAGAGVFLAWKEQPLVWASAWRP is encoded by the coding sequence ATGGATACGCTGTTTAGGTTGGTTAGCCTTCAAGCCtccgagcagcagcagcagcaatcgGCGTCCTACAACTCGAGGAGCACCACGTCGAGCGGCTCCAGGTCGTCGTCGCACCAGACCAACGCATCCTACAACTACTACTACCACAGCaacagcagcggcggcggcggcgggcagtaCTACTACGGTCAGCAGCACCcacaccagcaccagcaccagcagtaCTACCTGGAGCCGTACCAGCAAGAAGAATGCGGCAACACCCACCACCTTTACATGGATGAAGACTtctcctcctcgtcctcgtcgagGCAGCATTTCCACTCGCACGGCGCGGTGGTGCAGCCGCCGACGTCGTCCACGGCCACGCCCACGGCGCCGACGCCCTCGCTGTCCACGTCGTCCACGGCCGCGGGGGCGGCGCACGCGCTGTTCGAGGCGGCCGACCTGTCGTTCCCGCCTGACCTCAACCTCGACTTCTCGTCCCCGGCCTCGTCGTCCGGCGGGGGCGCGGCCTCGTCGGCGGCGGTcgggggaggtggcgggggaaggtGGGCGAGCCAGCTGCTGCTGGAGTGCGCGCGCGCGGTGGCGGGCCGCGACAGCCAGCGCGTGCAGCAGCTGATGTGGATGCTCAACGAGCTGGCCTCGCCGTACGGGGACGTCGAGCAGAAGCTGGCGTCCTACTTCCTCCAGGGGCTCTTCGCGCGCCTCAcggcgtccggaccgcggacgctGCGCACGCTCGCTGCGGCGTCCGACCGGAACACGTCCTTCGACTCCACGCGGCGCACGGCGCTGCGGTTCCAGGAGCTCAGCCCGTGGTCGTCGTTTGGGCACGTGGCCGCCAACGGCGCCATCCTGGAGTCGTTCCTGGAGGCCGCCGCGGCGTCGCCGGAGCCCCAGAGGCTCCACATCCTCGACCTCAGCAACACGTTCTGCACGCAGTGGCCCACGCTGCTCGAGGCGCTCGCCACGCGGTCCGCCGACGACACGCCGCACCTGTCGATCACCACGGTGGTCTCCTCCGCGCCGTCCGCGCCGACGGCCGCCGTGCAGCGCGTGATGCGGGAGATCGGGCAGCGGATGGAAAAGTTCGCGCGGCTGATGGGCGTGCCCTTCAGCTTCCGCGCAGTGCACCACGCCGGGGACCTTGCGGGGCTCGACCTCGACGCGCTCGACCTGCGCGACGGCGGCGCCACCACCGCGCTCGCCATCAACTGCGTCAACTCGCTGCGCGGCGTGGTGCCGGGCGGTGCGCGGAGACGGGACGCGTTCGCCGCGTCCCTCCGGCGTCTCGATCCGCGGGTTGTTACTGTCGTCGAGGAGGAGGCCGATCTCGTGGCTTTTGACCCCGGCGCGCCCGAGGAAAGCGGCGACACGGAGGCAGCGTTCCTGAAGGTGTTCGGCGAGGGCTTGCGGTTCTTCTCGGCTTACATGGACTCGCTGGAAGAGAGCTTCCCCAAGACTAGCAACGAGAGGCTGGCGCTGGAGAGGGGAGCCGGACGTGCCATTGTAGACTTGGTCTCGTGCCCGGCGTCGGAGTCCATGGAGCGGCGGGAGACGGCGGCTTCATGGGCGCGCCGCATGCGGTCTTCCGGCTTCTCTCCGGTGGCGTTCAGCGaggacgtcgccgacgacgtgcGGTCGTTGCTCCGTCGGTATCGGGAAGGCTGGTCGATGCGGGACGCCGGTTTAGACGACTCGGCAGCCGGAGCAGGCGTCTTCCTGGCGTGGAAGGAACAGCCTCTCGTGTGGGCGAGCGCGTGGAGGCCATGA